A DNA window from Hemibagrus wyckioides isolate EC202008001 linkage group LG11, SWU_Hwy_1.0, whole genome shotgun sequence contains the following coding sequences:
- the nat8l2 gene encoding N-acetyltransferase 8-like 2: MHIIVRKFQPSDSEAVKTIFKDGIEEHIIPAFIYAISQPLNITLTLCFCTVGYILGGGSVGLALLTGASWIGLLLYCCYEFYAGYVRLKLSTDMQDITGYYLRNPDNCFWVAEGEVNGRPLVVGMVAVEGKKLPNSDGKKYGELFRMNVSSEFRHSGIGSRLGKAVEDFCKERGFSKVMLHTSSAQRAAVFLYLKMGFRHVQTDTQSRYAWWIINLIRIKILEMEKVL, translated from the exons A TGCATATAATAGTTAGGAAATTCCAGCCCTCAGACTCTGAAGCTGTGAAAACAATATTTAAGGATGGAATCGAGGAGCACATTATTCCTGCGTTCATCTATGCCATTTCCCAGCCGCTCAACATTACACTGACTCTGTGCTTCTGTACTGTGGGCTATATACTGGGTGGAGGATCAGTTGGTCTGGCACTGCTGACTGGAGCATCCTGGATTGGCCTTTTGTTATACTGCTGCTACGAGTTCTACGCTGGATATGTTCGACTGAAGCTAAGCACAGACATGCAGGACATTACAGGCTATTACCTTAGAAACCCTGACAACTGCTTCTGGGTTGCGGAAGGTGAGGTGAACGGGCGACCCCTGGTGGTGGGTATGGTGGCTGTTGAGGGAAAAAAGCTTCCAAATAGTGATGGGAAAAAGTACGGAGAACTTTTCCGGATGAATGTATCATCTGAGTTTCGTCACAGTGGAATCGGGTCACGCCTGGGGAAAGCAGTTGAGGACTTTTGTAAAGAACGAGGATTCTCAAAGGTTATGCTTCACACTAGCTCTGCTCAGAGGGCAGCTGTCTTCCTTTACTTGAAGATGGGCTTTAGACATGTGCAAACGGACACACAAAGCAGATATGCATGGTGGATCATCAATCTGATCAGAATTAAGATTTTGGAAATGGAGAAAGTCCTTTAA